The proteins below are encoded in one region of Pseudomonas ekonensis:
- the ftrA gene encoding transcriptional regulator FtrA, whose translation MTDSPGRVAILAYDGLCTFEFGIAVEIFGLARPEFDFPWYEHCIAAVDPGPMRAMGGIRVLADGGLELLEQARTVIIPGWRDRSAPVPEALLTALRQAHARGARLLSICSGVFVLAASGLLDGHGATTHWRYTAELAERYPAIEVDPDVLYVDAGQLITSAGSAAGIDACLHLVARDFGTQVANSVARRLVMSPQRTGGQAQFIPAPVSPTPRSDLSRVMQWARERLHEPLEVRDLASEAAMSERTFLRRFTEANGQPPKAWLQHERLARARELLESSQQNTEQIALRCGYRSVESFRVAFRNVVGVPPSVYRERFGREVRALS comes from the coding sequence ATGACTGACTCGCCCGGACGGGTCGCCATCCTCGCCTACGATGGCCTCTGCACCTTCGAATTCGGCATCGCCGTCGAGATCTTCGGCCTGGCCCGGCCGGAATTCGATTTCCCGTGGTACGAGCACTGCATCGCCGCCGTCGATCCGGGTCCGATGCGGGCCATGGGCGGCATCCGGGTGCTGGCCGACGGCGGCCTGGAACTGCTGGAACAGGCGCGCACCGTGATCATCCCCGGTTGGCGCGACCGCAGCGCCCCGGTGCCCGAAGCCCTGCTGACCGCGCTGCGCCAGGCCCACGCCCGCGGCGCGCGGCTGCTGTCGATCTGCTCCGGGGTGTTCGTGCTGGCGGCCAGCGGCCTGCTCGACGGGCATGGCGCCACCACCCACTGGCGCTACACCGCGGAACTGGCCGAGCGCTATCCGGCCATCGAGGTCGACCCGGACGTGCTGTACGTCGACGCCGGGCAGTTGATCACCTCGGCCGGCAGTGCGGCGGGCATCGACGCCTGCCTGCATCTGGTGGCCCGCGACTTCGGCACCCAGGTCGCCAACTCGGTGGCGCGGCGCTTGGTGATGTCGCCGCAGCGCACCGGCGGCCAGGCCCAGTTCATTCCCGCCCCGGTCAGCCCGACGCCGCGCAGCGACCTGTCGCGGGTGATGCAATGGGCCCGCGAGCGGCTGCATGAACCTTTGGAAGTGCGCGACCTGGCCAGCGAGGCGGCGATGAGCGAGCGCACCTTCTTGCGTCGCTTCACCGAGGCCAACGGCCAGCCGCCCAAGGCCTGGCTGCAGCATGAACGGCTGGCCCGGGCGCGGGAACTGCTGGAAAGCAGCCAGCAGAACACCGAGCAGATCGCCTTGCGCTGCGGCTACCGCTCGGTGGAAAGCTTTCGCGTGGCGTTCCGCAACGTCGTGGGGGTGCCGCCGTCGGTGTACCGCGAGCGGTTCGGGCGCGAGGTGCGGGCACTGTCCTGA
- a CDS encoding histidine phosphatase family protein — translation MLAIRLTLVCHARTVAQKLARFPTDEPIEQRALADAGLAARLDAPYRLVCGPELRTRQTAEGFGRDAQVDEALRDCDWGRWQGQSIKALQQNEPEALHAWLQDPGAAPHGGESVAQLGERVAAWLAALPSRPGHTVAITHPFVIRAALAHVIQGQASHCIDVEPLALVDLRFAGRWRLRLPGIDPGGVL, via the coding sequence GTGCTGGCCATTCGCTTGACCCTGGTTTGCCACGCGCGAACCGTCGCACAAAAACTGGCGCGTTTTCCTACGGACGAGCCGATCGAGCAGAGGGCGCTGGCCGATGCGGGGCTGGCCGCCCGGCTCGACGCTCCTTACCGGTTGGTCTGCGGCCCCGAATTGCGCACCCGTCAGACTGCCGAAGGGTTTGGCCGTGATGCGCAAGTCGATGAGGCGTTGCGCGATTGCGACTGGGGGCGCTGGCAGGGGCAATCGATCAAGGCGTTGCAGCAGAACGAGCCCGAGGCCCTGCACGCCTGGCTGCAGGATCCGGGTGCCGCGCCCCATGGCGGCGAGTCGGTGGCGCAGTTGGGCGAACGGGTGGCGGCCTGGCTCGCCGCCCTGCCGTCCCGCCCTGGCCACACCGTGGCGATCACCCATCCGTTTGTGATCCGGGCGGCGTTGGCCCACGTGATTCAGGGCCAGGCGTCCCACTGCATCGATGTCGAGCCGCTGGCCCTGGTCGATCTGCGCTTCGCCGGCCGTTGGCGGCTACGCTTGCCCGGCATCGATCCGGGAGGAGTCCTTTGA
- the cobF gene encoding precorrin-6A synthase (deacetylating) → MKRLLVIGIGAGHPDYITLQAVKALNRVDVFFLMDKGQAKASLIDLRRDICERYITDPAYRFVEAHSPERERGDVDYNASVDDLNRAKQATFERLINEELADGQCGGFLVWGDPALYDSTIRILQAILLSGRCAFEFEVIPGITSVQALAAQHKVPLNGIGRSVEITTGRRLAAGQVSDADSVVVMLDAQDAYRQVADPQTEIFWGAYLGTPDEILISGRLQDVADEIGRVRQAARAEHGWIMDTYLLRKP, encoded by the coding sequence ATGAAACGTTTGCTGGTCATCGGCATCGGCGCCGGCCATCCGGACTACATCACCCTGCAGGCCGTGAAGGCGCTCAACCGGGTGGACGTGTTTTTCCTCATGGACAAGGGCCAGGCCAAGGCCTCGTTGATCGACCTGCGCCGCGACATCTGCGAGCGCTACATCACCGATCCTGCGTACCGTTTCGTCGAAGCCCACAGCCCTGAACGCGAACGTGGGGATGTGGACTACAACGCCAGCGTCGATGACCTGAACCGCGCCAAGCAGGCAACCTTCGAACGGCTGATCAACGAAGAATTGGCTGACGGCCAGTGCGGCGGTTTTCTGGTGTGGGGTGATCCGGCGCTGTACGACAGCACGATCCGCATCCTGCAGGCGATTCTGCTGTCGGGCCGATGCGCGTTCGAGTTCGAGGTGATCCCCGGCATCACCAGCGTCCAGGCGCTGGCGGCGCAGCACAAGGTGCCGTTGAACGGCATCGGCCGCTCGGTCGAAATCACCACGGGACGGCGCCTGGCGGCGGGGCAGGTGAGCGATGCGGACAGTGTGGTGGTGATGCTGGATGCGCAGGACGCTTACCGTCAGGTGGCGGATCCGCAGACGGAGATTTTCTGGGGGGCCTATCTGGGGACGCCGGACGAGATCCTCATCAGCGGCCGGCTCCAGGACGTCGCCGATGAGATCGGACGGGTGCGCCAGGCGGCGCGGGCGGAGCACGGGTGGATCATGGACACCTACCTGCTGCGCAAGCCTTGA